Proteins from a single region of Sporosarcina sp. P33:
- the pepF gene encoding oligoendopeptidase F gives MVKSLPKRTAVNEQETWNLNTLFEDERAYQHAVKDAESQAAAFSRDYKGTITDANSAIRALDAYRSLQEKLVKISSYAELAASVDLTDDAAQMRESQFGSIAAKIASQTSFVMSELTELSEETLKQASEQSDDYAALFEKIIREKPYQLHPEVEKTLAALSSSFQAPYSLYNTTKMADIRFPDFTADGKNYPLSYVSFEGKWESEPETAVRRAAFETFSDTLRNYQHTTAKTYDMHVQMEKTTADLRGYDSVIDYLLMEQDVDRSMYNRQIDVIMKDLAPHMRKYAKLLQKIYGLDEMTFADLKIPVDPSYEPSITVEESKQYMTGALSVMGEYYLDMVNRAYSERWIDFAQNEGKSTGAFCASPYGSGSFILISWTGSMEDVFVLAHELGHAGHFHHANEAQNLFNSESSLYFIEAPSTMNEMLMANHLLKNSNDPKFKRWVLSSIVSRTYYHNFVTHLLEAAFQRKVYELADAGGNVNASILNELKRGVLEEFWGDSITLNKGAELTWMRQPHYYMGLYPYTYSAGLTISTEMAKRVLHEGEPAVKDWIQALRAGGSKKPAELAKMAGIDITTEKPLRDTISYIGELIDQIGKLTEEIDAQ, from the coding sequence GTGGTCAAAAGCTTGCCTAAACGAACAGCTGTAAACGAACAAGAAACGTGGAATCTGAACACGTTATTTGAAGATGAACGGGCTTATCAGCATGCCGTAAAAGATGCAGAAAGTCAGGCGGCTGCTTTTAGCCGGGACTATAAAGGAACTATCACCGATGCGAATTCGGCCATTCGCGCGCTGGATGCATACCGCAGCCTGCAAGAGAAACTCGTGAAAATTTCGAGTTATGCAGAGTTGGCGGCAAGTGTCGATTTGACAGATGATGCAGCGCAAATGAGAGAAAGTCAATTCGGCTCCATTGCTGCAAAAATTGCCAGCCAGACTTCCTTCGTTATGAGCGAATTAACGGAACTGTCTGAGGAAACACTGAAGCAGGCGAGTGAGCAGTCGGATGATTATGCGGCTTTGTTTGAAAAAATCATACGTGAAAAACCATATCAGCTGCATCCCGAAGTAGAGAAAACACTCGCTGCCCTCTCTTCTTCCTTCCAGGCTCCGTATTCGCTTTACAATACAACGAAAATGGCGGATATCCGTTTCCCTGACTTTACAGCCGATGGAAAAAATTATCCGCTGAGCTATGTTTCATTTGAAGGAAAATGGGAGTCTGAACCTGAGACAGCAGTCAGACGGGCAGCTTTCGAAACCTTCTCCGACACGTTACGAAACTATCAGCACACGACTGCAAAAACATATGATATGCATGTGCAGATGGAAAAAACGACCGCTGACCTGCGCGGCTATGACTCGGTTATTGACTATCTATTGATGGAACAGGATGTAGACCGTTCCATGTATAATCGGCAAATCGACGTCATTATGAAAGATCTGGCGCCGCATATGCGAAAGTATGCGAAGCTTCTTCAGAAAATATATGGACTTGACGAAATGACATTTGCCGACTTAAAAATACCGGTTGATCCATCGTATGAGCCATCCATCACAGTGGAAGAGTCGAAACAGTATATGACCGGCGCCCTTTCTGTAATGGGAGAGTATTACCTCGACATGGTCAACCGTGCGTATTCAGAGCGCTGGATTGACTTTGCGCAGAATGAAGGGAAATCTACGGGGGCATTTTGTGCCAGTCCTTATGGCAGCGGGTCGTTCATTTTAATATCATGGACAGGTAGCATGGAAGACGTCTTTGTGCTGGCGCATGAACTGGGTCATGCCGGACACTTCCATCATGCGAACGAGGCGCAAAACCTTTTCAACTCCGAATCCTCACTGTATTTTATCGAAGCACCGTCTACGATGAATGAAATGCTGATGGCCAATCATTTACTGAAGAACTCTAACGACCCGAAATTTAAGCGCTGGGTGCTGTCATCAATCGTATCCCGGACGTACTATCATAACTTCGTCACGCATTTGCTTGAAGCCGCATTCCAGCGTAAAGTGTATGAGCTGGCAGATGCAGGCGGCAACGTCAACGCCTCTATTTTAAATGAATTAAAACGCGGCGTGCTGGAAGAGTTCTGGGGTGACAGTATTACGCTCAATAAAGGTGCGGAATTGACGTGGATGCGGCAGCCGCATTATTATATGGGCTTATATCCGTATACCTACAGTGCCGGACTGACCATCTCCACTGAAATGGCAAAGCGCGTCCTTCATGAAGGTGAACCTGCCGTTAAAGACTGGATCCAGGCGCTGCGTGCAGGCGGCTCCAAAAAACCGGCGGAACTTGCAAAGATGGCAGGAATTGATATCACGACAGAAAAACCGCTGCGCGATACGATTTCCTACATCGGCGAACTGATTGATCAAATTGGAAAACTGACAGAAGAAATTGACGCACAATAA
- a CDS encoding LLM class flavin-dependent oxidoreductase, translating to MNELIREQAKQCSGIPLSILDLAMINEGSHAGQSFKNSVDLAQHAEEWGFNRYWLAEHHNMPGVASSATSVIIGHVAQMTKDIRVGSGGIMLPNHAPLVIAEQFGTLDAMYPGRIDLGLGRAPGSDQATAYALRRTLQSGGEDFPQQLEELRNYFTGNPTDRVRAFPGAGQDIPIWLLGSSGFSAQLAAQLGLPFSFASHFAPQYMMQALQLYHQNFRPSKVLQEPYAMMGVNLIAADTDEHAHYLATSMQQQFLNIRQGKMTQFQPPIEDVDAVWSPFEKEAVAQQSEAPSVIIGGPDTVKRQLEDFIEMTKADELIISSGIFDHEARLRSYEILSNLMN from the coding sequence GTGAATGAATTGATTAGAGAACAAGCAAAACAATGCAGCGGAATTCCGTTATCGATATTAGATTTAGCCATGATCAATGAAGGGAGTCATGCAGGTCAGTCATTTAAAAATAGTGTGGATCTCGCGCAGCATGCAGAAGAATGGGGATTTAACCGCTACTGGCTAGCAGAGCATCATAATATGCCGGGTGTTGCAAGCTCCGCCACTTCCGTCATTATTGGCCATGTGGCACAGATGACAAAGGACATTCGTGTCGGGTCAGGCGGCATTATGCTGCCGAATCATGCACCGCTTGTTATAGCGGAACAGTTCGGAACACTCGATGCCATGTATCCGGGGCGTATTGATCTGGGGTTAGGCCGTGCGCCGGGAAGCGATCAGGCGACAGCATATGCTCTTCGCCGGACACTGCAAAGCGGAGGAGAAGATTTCCCGCAGCAACTGGAAGAGCTGCGCAACTATTTCACCGGCAACCCAACAGACCGGGTTCGTGCATTTCCGGGGGCAGGTCAGGATATTCCTATTTGGCTGCTTGGTTCTAGCGGCTTCAGTGCACAGCTGGCCGCGCAGCTTGGACTGCCATTTTCGTTTGCCAGTCATTTTGCGCCGCAGTATATGATGCAGGCGCTGCAGCTTTATCATCAGAACTTCCGTCCGTCGAAAGTTCTTCAGGAGCCTTATGCGATGATGGGTGTGAATCTGATTGCTGCAGATACTGATGAACACGCACACTATTTGGCCACGTCGATGCAGCAGCAGTTCCTGAATATCCGTCAGGGGAAGATGACACAGTTCCAGCCGCCGATCGAAGACGTAGACGCCGTGTGGTCGCCGTTTGAGAAAGAAGCGGTTGCGCAGCAGAGTGAAGCGCCTTCTGTCATTATCGGGGGGCCTGACACTGTAAAACGCCAGCTCGAAGACTTCATCGAAATGACAAAGGCGGATGAGCTGATTATCAGTTCCGGCATCTTCGACCATGAAGCCCGTCTCCGTTCGTATGAGATTTTAAGCAACTTGATGAACTAA
- a CDS encoding helix-turn-helix domain-containing protein has product MKKNEEFVQSVNPKGQKSCDSFHNTIEFIGKRWMGIIIYHLLDGPKRFFELSSEIDGISDRLLTERLRDLEAHGLVVKNQSDPTVRKVEYELTSKGRELEGIIQAVFEWVKKNGCCYKE; this is encoded by the coding sequence ATGAAGAAGAATGAAGAGTTTGTTCAGTCGGTAAATCCTAAAGGTCAAAAAAGTTGTGACAGTTTCCATAACACTATCGAGTTTATCGGAAAGCGCTGGATGGGAATTATCATTTATCATTTATTAGACGGACCGAAACGGTTCTTTGAATTATCATCGGAAATCGACGGAATATCAGACCGGCTTTTAACGGAGCGATTGCGTGACTTGGAAGCGCATGGTCTGGTAGTCAAAAATCAGTCCGATCCGACAGTCAGAAAAGTGGAGTATGAACTCACGTCAAAAGGAAGAGAATTAGAAGGCATTATTCAGGCCGTTTTCGAGTGGGTGAAGAAAAACGGCTGCTGTTATAAGGAGTGA
- a CDS encoding nitroreductase family protein, with product MSQNYTDFSELIRARKSVRKFDPNYKIGQEEITSMLEEATLAPSSSNLQPWRFLVISDQDLKKKINRFSFNQEQIETASAIIAVIGDTEMYHNIDEIYLSNLAAGNIDEEHVKIQIQNAKGAYPNAPLETRRGIATFDAGLVSMQLMLIAKDRGYDTVPMGGFDKKQFAESFELESRYEPLVLIALGKAAAPAYGSTRLPIDAITTYM from the coding sequence ATGTCACAAAACTACACAGATTTTTCAGAGTTGATCCGTGCAAGAAAATCGGTCAGAAAATTTGACCCGAATTATAAAATCGGGCAAGAGGAAATTACATCCATGCTCGAGGAAGCGACACTTGCCCCTTCTTCAAGCAATTTGCAGCCATGGAGATTTCTTGTCATTTCGGACCAGGATCTGAAAAAGAAAATCAACCGGTTTTCATTCAATCAAGAACAGATTGAAACTGCATCTGCCATCATCGCAGTGATTGGCGATACAGAGATGTATCATAATATCGATGAGATTTATCTGTCTAATTTAGCCGCAGGAAATATTGATGAAGAACATGTAAAGATTCAAATTCAAAATGCCAAAGGCGCATATCCGAATGCCCCGCTGGAAACGAGACGCGGGATTGCGACATTCGATGCCGGTTTAGTATCCATGCAGCTCATGCTTATTGCAAAGGACAGAGGATATGACACTGTGCCTATGGGCGGATTCGACAAGAAGCAGTTTGCGGAATCATTTGAATTGGAATCCCGCTATGAACCGCTGGTGCTGATTGCATTAGGTAAAGCTGCAGCCCCTGCTTACGGTTCCACCCGGCTGCCGATTGATGCGATTACGACATATATGTAA